Within the Rhizobium favelukesii genome, the region TCCCGCCGAGCGCGACATCGCCATGGTCTTCCAGAACTACGCGCTTTACCCGCATATGACGGTCTATGAAAATCTTGCTTACGGCCTGCGCAACCGCAAGACGCCAAAGGCCGAGATCGATGCCCGCGTTGCGGAGGCGGCTCGTATGCTGCAGCTGGAGGCCTATCTCGAGCGTAAGCCGCGCGCCCTTTCGGGCGGCCAGCGTCAGCGCGTCGCAATGGGCCGTGCCATCGTCCGCAAGCCGGCCGCCTTCCTGTTCGATGAGCCCCTGTCGAATCTCGATGCCAAGCTGCGCGTGTCGATGCGCGGCGAAATCAAGCGTTTGCAGCGCCGGCTTGGCACGACGTCGATCTACGTCACTCACGACCAGCTCGAAGCCATGACCTTGGCCGATCGGCTGGTCGTTCTGAATGGCGGCGAAATCGAGCAGATCGGCGCCCCGCTCGACGTCTATCACACGCCAGCCTCGACCTTTGTTGCGAGCTTCATCGGGTCCCCGGCGATGAATCTGCTGCAGGGCGAGCTGCATGGCGACAAGCTTGCACTGGCCACGAACCTGATCGACCTTGGCGGTCATGCACCCACATCCGGGCCCGTCACCGTCGGCATTCGCGCCGAGGACCTGCGCCTCGCCAGGCCCGGCGAACATGCCATGACTGTTGTGGTGGATTATGTGGAAGAGCTCGGCTCGCAGCGTCTCGTGCATGGAAGTCTTGGCGATCAGCCGCTGACGGCAGTTCTGTCTCCGGAGACGGAACTAACGTCCGAACTGCGGCTGGCCGTGGGTGCCGAAAGACTGCATTTCTTCAGTCACGACACCGCAAAGCGTATCGGCGGAACGGCTTTTTCACAGGCCGTGGCGACGAAAACGGAAATTGCCTAGCACCTTGGACGTGGTGATCGTTCAAATTGTAGGCACTGCTTGTACGGTACCTTTACAACTCTCTGCTATCCCGGCAAGGATTTGATAACAACGGGGTTGTTCATGGGTATGCAGATGATGCTGGCGAGCATGGTCGCAATGGCCGCGCGGGTCGTCCCTTTTCCGAGTCTGCCGGAAGCGACGCCTAAGCTCGACTTTGTACATTATGCAGCGAAGCAAAGTGCTTGTGTCATCCGCTTGAGGCGGCTTGGTTGAGTTTCAGGAATGTCCGGGTCTGGCGGGTGCTGTCGATAAATATCCTGATCCCACAGGATCATGCGAACCGCACCGATGGCATCGGAGAAGGTGAACTCTGTTTTCTTGTACCAGGCGGCGGCATAGGGAAGGACGCCATGACCGAGCAGATCGCATGCCCAGAGTGTGACGAGGCTGTAGAGCGCCAGCAGCGACGGGGTCGTGCGCATGATGGCTTTGTCGTTCCACTGCCGTTGGGTTTCCACGCCAAGATGCGCTCGCGTTTCGGCGAAGGTGACCTCGATCTGCCAGCGCCGAACGAAATAGGCAATGATCTGAGCGGGCTCAAGGTTGACGTTGGTGCTCATGAACGCCTGGGGTTCACGACGGCCTGATGGATCGCGAACGAGAACCCAGCGAATTGGTCTTGGGGGCGTTCCACGCCGATACCAGAGGCCGGTTCCTGATGTGACATCAAGGGTTTTGTCGGTTTGCTTGCCGTACCAGGACGATGCGACGATGCGCTGCCACTCGGTCTTTGCGTCTTTGAGGAGCGTTTTCAGTTTCGGCAATGGCCTGCCTTTTTGCGCCGGTCGCCCGAGCGTATGTTCGTGCCGTTGATCTGGTGGAGCAAAGAGACTGGCATCCAGACGCAACCGCGTGATGAGAGTGGCCGTGTCGGGAAGAGCCGCAGCCAGTGTATGAACGGCAAAGCTGCTATCGCCGACAAAGATGATTTCGCGGCCCGGCAGCCAGCGGCAAAGCTGCAAGACGCCTTGCCTTGCCCAATCAGTCAGCAGCTTGTGCTTTCGGCCCTTCTTCTGATCATGGCGCTCAGAGGGACACAGGATCGTCAGCACCGGCAGGGCTTTAATACATTTTGCCCATGGGACAGGTGAAAGAACCATGAAGCTCAACCATCTCAAGCCGCTGGCCTTGACAAAGTGGCCATGGCTGGAGCGCACCGGGTCACGATAAATTCCACGCGCGGCGATGCGTTGGCCCCAACGCCGTTCGATTGTATCATCCATGCCAATCACGACAGGGCCCTCGGGCACGAGCCGGGCAACAATGATGGACAGCAGACGGGCCGCCAACGTGCGAGGGTTCCAGCGGGCTCGGTTGAGGAGTTGATGATAGGCGGCAAAATTACTTACCTCCGCGCGTCCGGTGATGCGCAGGCAGGCCGTCACCGTTCGCTTGCCAGGCGAAAGGAGCGCACCCATCACCAGGACCAGCAGATGCTCCCAGCTTGGCGCGGTAAACCAGAAACGAAACGGCGACAGCCATTTGCGAAGGATGTGGGGGACCGCGTCTCCCGGCTCACGGCTACAATCATGTTGTTCGCTCATCCATTCGTTCGAATCCGATCAAACGAATGGCGCAAGGCCGGGACCCTGCGGCGAATTGATTCACCCAGGGCTGCTCAGATGCCCCCGAAATCACCACCGATTTTGTACAAAGTCGAGCTAAGAGGTTCGTGGCGAAATCAGGTGATAATTTTGTCATGCGTTCGACCCCGATCAATCCCGACTGGATCATCAGCGGCAACCCGCAGGCGCGCACAGCAGAGCATTCGCGCAGCGATGACGATGCAGCCGTGAGCGCAATCTGGGACTGCACGGCGGGCGAATTCCGTTGGTTCTTCTACTGGGAAGAGACGGTGATGATCCTCGAAGGCGAAGTTCATATCCTCGCCGGGGACGGCACGGAGCGCACGCTCGGTGCCGGCGATGTCGCCTTCTTTGCCGCCGGCACCTGGGCGAGCTGGCGCGTGGACAATTACGTGCGCAAAGTTGCGTTCCTGAGGAAGCCGTTCCCGAAGCCGGTTGCGCTTGCCTATCGGCTCCGCAGCCTGCTGCGCGGCGACGCTCCCAAGAGCGGCATCGCGGCCTGAAGATTTCGTCTCGCGACGCGAGCACGGCGTTGCTTTCGGGGCATCTGCAGCCTACATCTGTCCGGCATCAGCTAAGGGACGGAAATGGCCAAGATCAAGAATGTAGCGGTCCAGATGGACCATGTTGCCGGCATCAATATTGCGGGCGATTCCACCTTCGCGATGAGCCTCGAAGCGCAGGCTCGCGGCTACAAGCTCTTCCACTACACGCCCGACCGCCTGAGCTTTCGGGACGGAAAGCTCTTCGCTACCGTGGAGCCGATGGTGCTGCGCGACGTCAAGGGCGACCATTTCGAGCTCGGAACGTCGGAACGTGTCGATCTGTCGACGATGGATGTGATCCTGCTGCGCCAGGACCCGCCCTTCGACATGGCCTATATCACCTCAACACACTTGCTGGAGCGGATCCACCCGAAGACGCTCGTCGTCAATGATCCGGCCTGGGTTCGGAACTCCCCCGAGAAGATCTTCGTCACTGAATTTGCCGATCTGATGCCGAAGACGCTGATCACCAAGGACGCGGGCGAAATCCGCCGTTTCCGCGACGAGATGGGCGACATCATCTTGAAGCCGCTCTACGGCAATGGCGGCGCGGGCGTTTTCCACTCGACCAAGGACGACCGCAACCTGTCGTCGCTGCTCGAAATGTTCGGCCAGCTGTTCCGCGAACCCTTCATCGCACAGCAATACCTGCCTGACGTGCGCAAGGGCGACAAGCGCATCCTGCTTGTCGATGGCGAGCCGGCCGGCGCCATAAATCGCGTCCCTGCTGAGCACGACAGTCGTTCCAATATGCATGTCGGCGGACGTGCCGAGGCAACCGAACTGACGGCACGTGAAATCGAAATCTGCAGGCGGATCGGCCCTGCGCTCAAGGAACGCGGTTTCCTCTTCGTCGGCATCGACGTCATCGGCGACTATATGACGGAGATCAATGTGACGTCGCCGACAGGCATTCGTGAGGTGCGCAAGTTCGGCGGCGCCGATATTGCTGCCCTGCTTTGGGACGCGATCGAGCGGAAGCGTTGAACGTCTTGACCGCGTGCGACGAGGCGCGCGGACGCTTGTTCCCGGATGGCAATTTGCCCTCAAGACCACTCCGCCACTGCCCGGTCCGGACAATCCGCTTGCTTTGTTCTCCGCTTACAACCTCATACAACCTGGCGACAGCGCAGGCTTGAATCTGTTCCTTTATTGTTCTTCTTCACTCCGCTTTCTATGCAAGATTGCAATTTGCGACAATGATACGTCGTTAAACTGCGGTGCTATGGTTGCGGCACCGTGGGGCATAGTCGCACGCGTCAGCACGGTTGCATTTCAGGGCACCGAGGCTGTTCCGGTCGAGGTTCAGCTCATGGTACGCGCCCGGGCGGGTCGTGACGCAGATCGTCGGACTTCCTGACAAGGCGGTGGCGGAAAGCGGCGAGCGCTGCTGGCGGCAGGCTGCTCTAGCTCCCGCCCTACAGTCCCGACTTCAACACCATCGAAATGGCCTTTTCCAAACTTAAAGCGCTTCTGGGCGCAAGAGCGGAGCGCTCCGGTGACGCCGTGTGGGATACGAGCCGCTGGCGAGCGGCTGACCACCGCCGCTGAAACGAAAAGGGGCGCCGAAGCGCCCCAGGTTCCTTTAGCAGATGAGGCCTTTCAGTTCCCGAGGCCGTCGAACAGTGCGGTCGAGAGATAGCGTTCGGCAAAGGACGGAATGATCACGACGAGATTCTTTCCCGCATTCTCCTCGCGGCTGCCGACCTCGATAGCCGCGGCCAGTGCTGCACCGGAGGAAATGCCCACCGGCACGCCTTCGAGCTTGGCAACCTCGCGGGCAAGTTCCAGCGCCTCCTGGCTGCTCACCGTGATGATTTCGTCGTAGATGTGCGTATCGAGGATTGCCGGCGCAAAGCCGGCGCCGATGCCCTGAATCTTGTGCGGTCCCGGCTGGCCGCCCGAAAGAACCGGGGATTCCGCCGGCTCGACGGCGACCACCTTGATGCCAGGCTTCTTCGACTTCAGCACCTGGCCCGCACCGGTGATGGTGCCGCCGGTGCCGATGCCGGCAACCAGGATGTCGACCGTACCGTCGGTATCGTTCCAGATCTCTTCGGCCGTGGTGCGGCGATGGATTTCCGGGTTGGCCGGGTTTTCGAACTGCTGCGGGATGATGGCATCCGGGAGCGTCGCAGCCAGTTCCTCGGCCTTCGCGATCGCGCCCTTCATGCCCTTCGGGCCTTCGGTCAGGACAAGTTCGGCGCCGAGCAGCGCCAGCATCTTGCGGCGCTCGATGGACATCGTTTCCGGCATCGTCAGGATCAGCTTGTATCCCTTCGCCGCAGCGGCGAAGGCGAGCGCAATACCGGTATTGCCCGATGTCGGCTCGATCAGGGTCGTTTTGCCAGGCGAGATCTTACCCTGCGACTCCAGCGACTCGATCATTGCAACGCCGATACGGTCCTTCACGGAAGCAATCGGATTGAAGAATTCCAGCTTGGCCAGGAGGTTTGCCTTGACGCCCTTCGCCTTGGCGAGCTTGTCGAGCCGCACGATCGGCGTGTCGCCGATGGTTTCGGTGATCGAGGAATAGATGCGGCCACGGCCCGGTTTCTTCGACATTACGCTCTCCCTGGATGAAATGTGCGGAGACAATAGGGTCAAAGGCGGACGGAGACCAGTGTGGCTTCACCCACCCGAAGGGACTAGGATAGAAAAAATCCTTTAAGAACCGAGCTTTGCCGAATGAATTTTTCAGGCCGCGCGGGTGGCGATGAAGGCTGCTGTGCCCGCCAGAATGCCGGCCGCCGTCTTGTTCAGCGCCTGCAGCGCACGCGGTTGCTTGAGCATCATTCGCGCACGTGCGGCAAGCAGCATGTAGGGCACCAGAACAACGAGCAGGACAACGAAGGTGGTTGCGAGCAGAATGCCGTATTCGCGAAGCCCGATGGTGTTGAGGTCGATCAGCGTCGGCACCAGCGCGACGTAGAAAAGCATGGTTTTGGGGTTGCCAAGCGTCACCAGCAGGCCGGACAGGAAGCTCATCCCGACATTGCTCGCCTTCTTCGCGGCGACATCCTGCGGCAGCAGCCCGGCCGTCCAGAGTTTATAGGCGATGTAGCCGAGATAAAGCGCCCCGGCGATCTTGATGACAATGAACACTTCGGTGAAGGTTTGCGCCACGAAGGCCAGCCCGAGGATGACCGCCGTCAGATAGGTCATGTCGCCCAGCACGAGGCCGAGGCCCATGAAAAACGTCTCGCGAAAGTTCGAGCCGAGCGCGCGGGCAACGATAGCCGTGATGCCCGGTCCGGGGATTACCGCCGCGATGAAGAGTGCCACTGCGTAAGCGAAAAGGGCGGTGAATGACATGCCGTGAGCTCCTGCTGCAATCGCCTTCTACGCCTGCGGCCCGTTGCTTTCAAGGATCTGACGTCTTGTCATCATGCTGCGGTAGGTTGCCGCTATTGACGCTGGCGATCGTGGTTCTAGTTCCAAGGCGGTGATTGATGGCTGGTCGACGCCGGCGTCGCCCCAACCGTCAAATCCGGGAACGACAAGCCACTCCCGCACCTGCCATTGCCTGACCCGCCGCTCGCCAGAGGAGACACCCGATGAGCCCCACCGCAGCCGAAAAGCGCAAACTCGCCCCCCTCGCTACCCCCACGGACCTGAAAAGCAATGCCATTCAGGATATCTCGGCCGCCCTGGCTGCGCTGCTGGCGGATGTCTTTGCGCTCTACATCAAGACCAAGAATTTCCATTGGCATATGTCCGGACCACATTTTCGCGACTATCACCTGATGCTCGACGAGCAGGCCGAGCAGATCTTCGCCACGACCGATGCGATTGCCGAGCGCGCCCGCAAGATCGGCGGCACGACGCTGCGCTCCATCGGCCATATCAGCCGCCTGCAACGCATCAACGACAACGATGCCGAGTACGTCACGCCCGAAGACATGCTGGCGGAACTGCGCGACGACAACAGACAGCTCGTCTCGCTGTTGCGCGAGACCCATGATGTCTGCTCCGAGCATAATGACGTCGCTACGACGAGCCTGCTGGAAGTGTGGATCGACGAGGCCGAGCGCCGCACTTGGTTCCTGTTCGAAACGACCCGGCAGCAGAAGTAGTCTCGTTCGCTTCTCGGATCATCAGCCCGCCCGCGCGCGCAAAAACTGCGCGGGCGTCCAGCCAAGGTTCATGCCGGCCGCGGCGACAAGGATGACGGCTGCGCCAATGAGTTGCAACGGCTGCAATGCGTGTCCGAAGGCCAGTCGATCCACGAGGATCGCGGCGATCGGATAGATGAATGACAACGCCCCGGTCAGATGGATCGGCAGCTTCTGGATCGCGCCGTAGAGCAGCACATACATCAGCCCCGTATGTACGACGCCCATGGTAATCAGGATTGACCACGACTGGCCATCCGTGGGTAGGTCCGAGAAATTCATGGTCGGCAGCAGCATCAGCACGCCGGTCGCGACCTGGATCAGGGCGATAAGATGCGGCGGCGTTCCCTTCAGCGACTTCGCTGCGAGCGCCGCGAGGGCGTAGAAGAACGCGGCTCCGAGTGCCAGCAGGATGCCGAGGCCGTACCCGTCGTGTCCGCCGGCCGTGGCCGGCTTGGCCTCGACGATGGCCGCCATGCCGGCAAAGGCAAGCGTCAGCCAGAACAGCTTTGCGGCGGTTATCTTTTCGCCGAGAAACAGCGCGCCGAGCGCAAGCAGCATGAAAGGTTGCGTATTGTAGACGGTCGTCGCGATCGAAATCGATGCATGGCCGTACGACGCAAAAAGCAGGAGCCAGTTGAGAACAATGGCCACGCCGCCGAAGACAGCGATACCAGTCGACTTCAAGCTGATGATGCCGGGTCGCAGCAATCCCAAGCCGGCGCAGACGGCAAGCAGGCTGATCGCGCCAAAAAAGCAGCGCCAGAACACCACGCCGCTCACCGGCTGGCCTGACATGACCACGAACCAGCCAATTGTTCCCGATATCAGCATTGCTGCGGTCATTTGGGCGGTGCCGGTGCGGATTTCGCTATGCATCTCGTCTCTCCATATCGATGGGTGAAGATTATTGCGGTCCCGCCTTTCGTTATATAGTTTGCATTAGGCTGATTGTGCTACTCTCCTATCATTGTGAGGAATGATGTCTGTTTCGGCTAATGATAATGGGATCGATGATGTCGATCAGAAAATACTGGAGGCGCTGGCGGAAAATGCCCGCATCTCGTTGAAGGAGCTGGCACAGGCTGCCGGGCTTTCTTCGCCCAGCGCCGCCGAACGCCTTCGTCGCCTGGAAGAGCGGGGGATCATCGCCGCTTTCACCATCGACATCGACCCTGCGGCACTCGGA harbors:
- a CDS encoding ABC transporter ATP-binding protein, translated to MAAIEINQVSKIYTGDVHAVKSVNIDIKDGEFIVLVGPSGCGKSTLLRMVAGLEEISKGDVKIGNRVVNRVDPAERDIAMVFQNYALYPHMTVYENLAYGLRNRKTPKAEIDARVAEAARMLQLEAYLERKPRALSGGQRQRVAMGRAIVRKPAAFLFDEPLSNLDAKLRVSMRGEIKRLQRRLGTTSIYVTHDQLEAMTLADRLVVLNGGEIEQIGAPLDVYHTPASTFVASFIGSPAMNLLQGELHGDKLALATNLIDLGGHAPTSGPVTVGIRAEDLRLARPGEHAMTVVVDYVEELGSQRLVHGSLGDQPLTAVLSPETELTSELRLAVGAERLHFFSHDTAKRIGGTAFSQAVATKTEIA
- a CDS encoding IS701 family transposase, yielding MSEQHDCSREPGDAVPHILRKWLSPFRFWFTAPSWEHLLVLVMGALLSPGKRTVTACLRITGRAEVSNFAAYHQLLNRARWNPRTLAARLLSIIVARLVPEGPVVIGMDDTIERRWGQRIAARGIYRDPVRSSHGHFVKASGLRWLSFMVLSPVPWAKCIKALPVLTILCPSERHDQKKGRKHKLLTDWARQGVLQLCRWLPGREIIFVGDSSFAVHTLAAALPDTATLITRLRLDASLFAPPDQRHEHTLGRPAQKGRPLPKLKTLLKDAKTEWQRIVASSWYGKQTDKTLDVTSGTGLWYRRGTPPRPIRWVLVRDPSGRREPQAFMSTNVNLEPAQIIAYFVRRWQIEVTFAETRAHLGVETQRQWNDKAIMRTTPSLLALYSLVTLWACDLLGHGVLPYAAAWYKKTEFTFSDAIGAVRMILWDQDIYRQHPPDPDIPETQPSRLKRMTQALCFAA
- a CDS encoding cupin domain-containing protein → MTTDFVQSRAKRFVAKSGDNFVMRSTPINPDWIISGNPQARTAEHSRSDDDAAVSAIWDCTAGEFRWFFYWEETVMILEGEVHILAGDGTERTLGAGDVAFFAAGTWASWRVDNYVRKVAFLRKPFPKPVALAYRLRSLLRGDAPKSGIAA
- the gshB gene encoding glutathione synthase — translated: MAKIKNVAVQMDHVAGINIAGDSTFAMSLEAQARGYKLFHYTPDRLSFRDGKLFATVEPMVLRDVKGDHFELGTSERVDLSTMDVILLRQDPPFDMAYITSTHLLERIHPKTLVVNDPAWVRNSPEKIFVTEFADLMPKTLITKDAGEIRRFRDEMGDIILKPLYGNGGAGVFHSTKDDRNLSSLLEMFGQLFREPFIAQQYLPDVRKGDKRILLVDGEPAGAINRVPAEHDSRSNMHVGGRAEATELTAREIEICRRIGPALKERGFLFVGIDVIGDYMTEINVTSPTGIREVRKFGGADIAALLWDAIERKR
- the cysK gene encoding cysteine synthase A, giving the protein MSKKPGRGRIYSSITETIGDTPIVRLDKLAKAKGVKANLLAKLEFFNPIASVKDRIGVAMIESLESQGKISPGKTTLIEPTSGNTGIALAFAAAAKGYKLILTMPETMSIERRKMLALLGAELVLTEGPKGMKGAIAKAEELAATLPDAIIPQQFENPANPEIHRRTTAEEIWNDTDGTVDILVAGIGTGGTITGAGQVLKSKKPGIKVVAVEPAESPVLSGGQPGPHKIQGIGAGFAPAILDTHIYDEIITVSSQEALELAREVAKLEGVPVGISSGAALAAAIEVGSREENAGKNLVVIIPSFAERYLSTALFDGLGN
- a CDS encoding LysE family translocator, with the protein product MSFTALFAYAVALFIAAVIPGPGITAIVARALGSNFRETFFMGLGLVLGDMTYLTAVILGLAFVAQTFTEVFIVIKIAGALYLGYIAYKLWTAGLLPQDVAAKKASNVGMSFLSGLLVTLGNPKTMLFYVALVPTLIDLNTIGLREYGILLATTFVVLLVVLVPYMLLAARARMMLKQPRALQALNKTAAGILAGTAAFIATRAA
- a CDS encoding Dps family protein encodes the protein MSPTAAEKRKLAPLATPTDLKSNAIQDISAALAALLADVFALYIKTKNFHWHMSGPHFRDYHLMLDEQAEQIFATTDAIAERARKIGGTTLRSIGHISRLQRINDNDAEYVTPEDMLAELRDDNRQLVSLLRETHDVCSEHNDVATTSLLEVWIDEAERRTWFLFETTRQQK
- a CDS encoding DMT family transporter, producing the protein MHSEIRTGTAQMTAAMLISGTIGWFVVMSGQPVSGVVFWRCFFGAISLLAVCAGLGLLRPGIISLKSTGIAVFGGVAIVLNWLLLFASYGHASISIATTVYNTQPFMLLALGALFLGEKITAAKLFWLTLAFAGMAAIVEAKPATAGGHDGYGLGILLALGAAFFYALAALAAKSLKGTPPHLIALIQVATGVLMLLPTMNFSDLPTDGQSWSILITMGVVHTGLMYVLLYGAIQKLPIHLTGALSFIYPIAAILVDRLAFGHALQPLQLIGAAVILVAAAGMNLGWTPAQFLRARAG